Proteins found in one Luteimonas chenhongjianii genomic segment:
- a CDS encoding excalibur calcium-binding domain-containing protein, protein MPSPKKSVFLALLLAPGVVVGHSGGLNSEGCHTNRSTGDYHCHRASSAQAPAASRQDLAPARAAPAGSTQGSFRNCAAARAAGAAPVRRGDPGYGSHLDRDNDGVGCE, encoded by the coding sequence ATGCCTAGTCCAAAGAAATCGGTGTTTCTGGCTCTGCTTCTGGCTCCAGGCGTGGTCGTTGGACATAGTGGCGGCTTGAACAGCGAGGGGTGCCACACCAACAGAAGCACAGGCGACTATCACTGTCATCGGGCTAGTTCGGCCCAGGCGCCGGCAGCGTCCCGCCAAGACCTTGCTCCTGCGAGAGCCGCGCCAGCGGGTTCCACACAAGGCTCATTTCGCAACTGCGCGGCGGCTCGTGCCGCGGGCGCAGCACCAGTGCGACGCGGCGATCCGGGGTACGGTTCGCATCTGGACCGTGACAATGATGGGGTCGGCTGTGAGTAA
- a CDS encoding rod shape-determining protein: MFKKFRGLFSNDLSIDLGTANTLIFVRGQGIVLNEPSVVAVRQDRSAGQKVVAAVGMEAKQMLGRTPGNITTHRPMKDGVIADFTYTEEMLKYFIKKVHKSRFLRPSPRVLICVPAGSTQVEKRAIKDSALEAGAREVSLIEEPMAAAIGAGLPVTEARGSMVVDIGGGTTEVAVIALNGIVYSQSARIGGDRFDESIINYVRRNHGMLIGESTAERIKLEIGCAYPQEHPIEVEVSGRHLAEGVPKIVTISSSEVLDALREPLSGIVEAVKQALEQTPPELCADVAERGIVLTGGGALLRDLDRLISEATGLHVQVAEDPLTCVARGGGRALELLDLHGNEFFAD, translated from the coding sequence ATGTTCAAGAAGTTCCGCGGTCTCTTCTCAAACGACCTGTCCATCGACCTGGGCACCGCCAACACCCTCATCTTCGTCCGCGGCCAGGGCATCGTGCTCAACGAGCCGTCGGTCGTGGCCGTGCGCCAGGACCGCAGCGCCGGCCAGAAGGTCGTCGCCGCCGTGGGCATGGAAGCCAAGCAGATGCTCGGCCGCACGCCCGGCAACATCACCACGCATCGCCCGATGAAGGACGGCGTCATCGCCGATTTCACCTACACCGAGGAGATGCTGAAGTACTTCATCAAGAAGGTGCACAAGTCGCGCTTCCTGCGCCCCAGCCCGCGTGTGCTGATCTGCGTGCCGGCCGGCTCCACCCAGGTCGAGAAGCGCGCGATCAAGGATTCGGCGCTCGAAGCCGGCGCCCGCGAGGTCTCGCTGATCGAAGAGCCCATGGCGGCTGCGATCGGTGCCGGCCTGCCGGTCACCGAGGCGCGCGGCTCGATGGTCGTCGACATCGGCGGCGGTACCACCGAAGTGGCGGTCATCGCGCTCAACGGCATCGTCTACTCGCAATCGGCGCGCATCGGGGGCGACCGCTTCGACGAGTCGATCATCAACTACGTGCGCCGCAACCACGGCATGCTGATCGGCGAATCCACCGCCGAGCGTATCAAGCTCGAGATCGGCTGCGCCTACCCGCAGGAGCATCCGATCGAGGTCGAGGTCTCCGGTCGCCATCTGGCCGAGGGCGTGCCCAAGATCGTGACGATCAGCTCCAGCGAAGTGCTCGATGCGCTGCGCGAGCCGCTGTCGGGCATCGTCGAGGCGGTCAAGCAGGCGCTCGAGCAGACCCCGCCCGAGTTGTGTGCCGACGTTGCCGAGCGCGGCATCGTGCTGACCGGTGGTGGCGCGCTGCTGCGCGATCTCGATCGCCTGATCAGCGAGGCCACCGGCCTGCACGTGCAGGTGGCGGAGGATCCGCTGACCTGCGTGGCCCGCGGCGGCGGCCGTGCGCTGGAGCTGCTCGACCTGCACGGCAACGAGTTCTTCGCGGACTGA
- a CDS encoding carbohydrate kinase family protein, giving the protein MPALICGSLAYDTIMVFPDQFKNHILPDKVHILNVSFLVPRMRREFGGCAGNIAYNLKLLGGEPIPMGTVGQDFGPYREWFEENGIDLSQVREIPDLFTPQAFITTDLDNNQITAFHPGAMMRSHENHVKDVPNVTIGLVGPDGRDGMLQNAREFHEGGIPFIFDPGQAMPLFNGEELRHFIELADYVVVNDYESNLLQERTDWNETVIAGKVRAYICTRGPKGVVIYADGTSHDVPPAHERRITDPTGCGDAFRAGLIFGIEKGYDWLTIGRIGNLMGALKVEHPGTQNQRFDYAEFSLQFKQQFGYSLESSNA; this is encoded by the coding sequence ATGCCTGCGCTGATCTGCGGCTCCCTGGCCTACGACACCATCATGGTGTTCCCTGACCAGTTCAAGAACCACATCCTGCCGGATAAAGTGCACATCCTGAACGTCTCGTTCCTGGTGCCGCGGATGCGTCGCGAATTCGGCGGCTGCGCCGGCAACATCGCCTACAACCTGAAACTCCTGGGTGGCGAGCCGATCCCAATGGGCACCGTGGGGCAGGATTTCGGCCCCTACCGCGAATGGTTCGAGGAAAACGGGATCGACCTGTCCCAGGTCCGCGAGATTCCCGACCTGTTCACGCCGCAGGCCTTCATCACCACGGATCTCGACAACAACCAGATCACCGCCTTCCATCCGGGCGCGATGATGCGCAGCCACGAGAATCACGTGAAGGACGTGCCGAACGTCACGATCGGGCTCGTCGGCCCGGACGGCCGCGACGGCATGCTGCAGAACGCCCGCGAATTCCACGAGGGCGGCATTCCCTTCATCTTCGATCCGGGCCAGGCCATGCCGTTGTTCAACGGCGAGGAGCTGCGGCACTTCATCGAACTGGCCGACTACGTCGTCGTCAACGACTACGAGTCCAACCTGCTGCAGGAGCGCACCGACTGGAACGAGACCGTCATCGCCGGCAAGGTGCGCGCCTATATCTGCACCCGCGGCCCCAAGGGCGTGGTGATTTACGCCGACGGCACCAGCCACGATGTCCCGCCCGCGCACGAACGTCGCATCACCGACCCCACCGGCTGCGGCGACGCGTTCCGCGCCGGCCTGATCTTCGGCATCGAGAAGGGCTACGACTGGCTGACCATCGGCCGCATCGGAAATCTGATGGGCGCGCTGAAGGTCGAACACCCCGGCACGCAGAACCAGCGTTTCGATTACGCGGAGTTTTCGCTGCAGTTCAAGCAGCAGTTCGGCTATTCGCTGGAAAGCAGCAACGCCTGA
- the mrdA gene encoding penicillin-binding protein 2, whose protein sequence is MARRGRRHDIRSNAVETAAFRSRALIGLAAVIVALGVLAGWYFKLQVIDHDIYATRSEANRIKPRPVVPGRGLILDRKGRILAENEQAYRLDVTPEEAGDLHRLVTELSRIIALSPDDIIRFHRERRGQRSFRAVTLKLRISEDEMARFALDRWRFPGVEVVPYLNRHYPYGDLFAHVVGYVGRTDESDVERYGPTHLLYPQTGRTGLERYYDEALRGKIGYEQVETNVEGRALRRLGLQPATAGADLRLSVDADLQQAMVMAFGGLHGSAVAVDPATGNVLGMVSLPSFDPNLFVSGISHTDYRRLMDDPARPLFNRNVLGGGPPGSTIKPLVALAGVDSGLRTPASRVFSTGEFFIPGQRRGYRDAARGAGWTDLRDSIARSVNYYYYQLAYEMGIERFDEYMTRYGFGQRTGIDLLGENAGIVPSPRFKATRTREPWYAGETVIAGIGQGYWIATALQLARGTAAIANGGQLHTLHLAAERRDGFDAPWRAVPRPAPTSITDHPEHLRAVQEGMVTTIHGRGTGTRMAIGAEYRMAGKTGTAQRVSRRGSASTDPRNLPYHLRHQALFVGYAPAENPTIALAVTVEHGGYGGTTAGPIARRIFDAWLLGKMPEMDVDAVTGAPSAGAGTAPQAAPSFDAVVAGVRTAPRDASGRFPGVTP, encoded by the coding sequence ATGGCCAGGCGCGGTCGCCGCCACGATATCCGCAGCAATGCCGTCGAGACGGCGGCGTTCCGCAGCCGTGCGCTGATCGGCTTGGCGGCGGTGATCGTCGCGCTGGGCGTGCTGGCGGGCTGGTACTTCAAGCTGCAGGTCATCGACCACGACATCTACGCCACCCGCTCGGAGGCCAACCGCATCAAGCCGCGGCCCGTCGTGCCCGGGCGCGGACTGATCCTCGACCGCAAGGGCCGCATCCTCGCCGAGAACGAGCAGGCCTACCGGCTCGACGTGACCCCCGAGGAAGCCGGCGACCTGCACCGGCTGGTCACCGAGCTGTCGCGGATCATCGCGCTGTCGCCCGACGACATCATCCGGTTCCACCGCGAGCGCCGCGGCCAGCGCTCGTTCCGCGCGGTCACGCTGAAGCTGCGGATCAGCGAGGACGAGATGGCGCGTTTCGCGCTGGACCGCTGGCGCTTCCCCGGCGTCGAGGTGGTGCCTTATCTCAACCGGCACTACCCCTACGGCGACCTGTTCGCGCATGTGGTGGGCTACGTGGGCCGCACCGACGAAAGCGATGTCGAACGTTACGGGCCCACGCACCTGCTGTATCCGCAGACCGGGCGCACCGGCCTGGAGCGCTACTACGACGAGGCGCTGCGCGGAAAGATCGGCTACGAGCAGGTCGAGACCAATGTCGAAGGCCGCGCGCTGCGCAGGCTGGGCCTGCAGCCGGCGACCGCCGGCGCCGACCTGCGCCTGAGCGTGGATGCCGACCTGCAGCAGGCCATGGTCATGGCCTTCGGCGGCCTGCACGGCTCGGCGGTGGCGGTCGATCCGGCCACCGGCAACGTGCTGGGCATGGTCAGCCTGCCGAGTTTCGACCCGAACCTGTTCGTCAGCGGAATCTCGCACACCGACTACCGCCGCCTGATGGACGACCCGGCGCGGCCGCTGTTCAACCGCAACGTGCTCGGCGGCGGGCCGCCGGGTTCGACGATCAAGCCGCTGGTCGCGCTGGCCGGCGTCGACAGCGGCCTGCGCACGCCCGCGTCGCGGGTGTTCTCGACCGGCGAATTCTTCATTCCCGGCCAGCGCCGCGGCTACCGCGACGCCGCCCGCGGCGCCGGCTGGACCGACCTGCGTGATTCGATCGCCCGCTCGGTCAACTACTACTACTACCAGCTCGCCTACGAGATGGGCATCGAGCGATTCGACGAATACATGACGCGCTACGGGTTCGGCCAGCGGACCGGCATCGACCTGCTGGGCGAGAACGCGGGCATCGTGCCGTCGCCGCGCTTCAAGGCCACGCGGACCCGCGAGCCCTGGTACGCCGGCGAGACCGTGATTGCCGGCATCGGCCAGGGCTACTGGATCGCCACCGCGCTGCAGCTCGCCCGCGGCACCGCCGCGATCGCCAATGGCGGGCAGCTCCACACCCTGCATCTGGCGGCCGAGCGCCGTGACGGCTTCGATGCGCCGTGGCGCGCGGTGCCGAGGCCGGCGCCGACGTCGATCACCGATCACCCCGAGCATCTGCGCGCGGTGCAGGAGGGCATGGTCACCACGATCCACGGCCGCGGCACCGGCACGCGCATGGCGATCGGCGCGGAGTACCGCATGGCCGGCAAGACCGGCACCGCGCAGCGGGTCAGCCGCCGTGGCAGCGCCAGTACCGATCCGCGCAACCTGCCTTACCACCTGCGCCACCAGGCCCTGTTCGTCGGCTATGCGCCGGCGGAAAACCCGACGATCGCGCTCGCGGTGACCGTCGAGCACGGCGGCTATGGCGGCACCACCGCCGGCCCGATCGCGCGGCGGATCTTCGATGCCTGGCTGCTCGGCAAGATGCCGGAGATGGACGTCGATGCCGTCACCGGCGCGCCGTCCGCGGGGGCCGGGACGGCGCCACAGGCCGCCCCTTCGTTCGATGCGGTGGTGGCCGGCGTGCGGACCGCGCCGCGCGACGCCAGCGGCCGCTTCCCCGGAGTGACGCCGTGA
- the rodA gene encoding rod shape-determining protein RodA → MNVILRWLLDMLQRFTRTLDWPLLAALSALMAIGLAVLYSATNQSTAAVLSQGSRFVIGLGAMWLLSRVPAVQLRRFTPAAYVVSLLPLIAVLLVGTGRSGQHWLNLGAFYIQPAELMKLSLPMMTAWWLGQQPLPPRLGTVLVAAAIIGLPTGLVMLQPDLGTAVLVASGGIFALYLAGLSWWWFIGGAGAVAIAAPAAWLWYFQPYQKARIMMFLDPESDPLGEGWNIIQSKIAIGSGGFTGQGWGNGSQSHLNYVPEHTTDFIFAVLSEEFGWLGVVTVLGLYLFIVGRCLWIASEARDGFSRLLVGSLGLALFVYVIVNGGMISGLLPVVGVPMPLLSLGGTAAVSLLAGFGVVMAVQASATRRR, encoded by the coding sequence GTGAACGTGATCCTGCGCTGGCTGCTCGACATGCTGCAGCGTTTCACCCGCACGCTCGACTGGCCGCTGCTCGCCGCACTGAGCGCACTGATGGCGATCGGCCTGGCCGTGCTCTACAGCGCCACCAACCAGAGCACGGCGGCGGTGTTGTCGCAGGGCAGCCGCTTCGTCATCGGCCTGGGCGCGATGTGGCTGCTGTCGCGGGTGCCGGCCGTGCAGCTGCGCCGCTTCACCCCGGCGGCGTATGTGGTGTCGCTGCTGCCGCTGATCGCGGTGTTGCTGGTGGGCACCGGGCGCAGCGGCCAGCACTGGCTCAACCTCGGCGCGTTCTATATCCAGCCGGCCGAGCTGATGAAGCTGTCCTTGCCGATGATGACGGCCTGGTGGCTGGGCCAGCAGCCGCTGCCGCCGCGACTTGGCACCGTGCTCGTCGCCGCCGCGATCATCGGCCTGCCGACCGGACTGGTGATGCTGCAGCCGGATCTGGGCACCGCGGTGCTGGTGGCCTCGGGCGGGATATTCGCGCTGTACCTGGCCGGGCTGTCCTGGTGGTGGTTCATCGGGGGCGCCGGCGCCGTCGCGATCGCCGCGCCGGCTGCATGGCTGTGGTATTTCCAGCCCTACCAGAAGGCGCGGATCATGATGTTCCTCGATCCCGAATCCGACCCGCTGGGCGAGGGCTGGAACATCATCCAGTCGAAGATCGCCATCGGCTCGGGCGGATTCACCGGCCAGGGCTGGGGCAACGGCTCGCAGTCGCACCTCAACTACGTGCCCGAGCACACCACCGACTTCATCTTCGCGGTCCTCAGCGAGGAGTTCGGCTGGCTCGGCGTGGTGACGGTGCTGGGCCTGTACCTGTTCATCGTCGGCCGCTGCCTGTGGATCGCCAGCGAAGCGCGCGACGGCTTCTCGCGGCTGCTGGTCGGCAGCCTTGGCCTGGCGCTGTTCGTCTATGTGATCGTCAACGGCGGCATGATTTCCGGGCTTCTGCCTGTGGTCGGCGTGCCGATGCCGCTGTTGAGTCTGGGCGGCACCGCGGCGGTCTCGCTGCTGGCCGGCTTCGGTGTGGTGATGGCGGTGCAGGCCAGCGCGACGCGGCGGCGATGA
- the mreD gene encoding rod shape-determining protein MreD, whose protein sequence is MSRTHNRWLLPVSLFMALLLGLLPLPTGLQPFRPFWLALVIAYWVIEDPDRVGLGIAFAMGLIADLAFGGLLGEQALRLVIMAFILQRFRSQLRFFPIAQQALAIGGLLLNDRVVSAAIHFALGLPQLPWTYWLAPLIGMLLWAPLYLVMDALRFGRRS, encoded by the coding sequence ATGAGCCGCACGCACAACCGCTGGCTGCTGCCGGTCAGCCTGTTCATGGCCCTGCTGCTGGGCCTGCTGCCGCTGCCCACCGGCCTGCAGCCGTTCCGGCCGTTCTGGCTGGCGCTGGTGATCGCGTACTGGGTGATCGAGGATCCCGACCGTGTCGGCCTGGGCATCGCATTCGCGATGGGCCTGATCGCCGACCTCGCCTTTGGCGGCCTGCTCGGCGAGCAGGCGCTGCGGCTGGTGATCATGGCCTTCATCCTGCAGCGGTTCCGCTCGCAGCTGCGGTTCTTCCCCATCGCACAGCAGGCGCTGGCGATCGGCGGCCTGCTGCTCAATGACCGCGTGGTCAGCGCGGCAATCCACTTCGCGCTGGGCCTGCCGCAGCTGCCGTGGACGTACTGGCTGGCGCCGCTGATCGGCATGCTGCTGTGGGCGCCGCTGTACCTGGTGATGGACGCGCTGCGCTTCGGGCGCAGGTCCTAG
- the mreC gene encoding rod shape-determining protein MreC, producing MSSYASSPAPRPGEVAGTLRLLAYLALSCALLVSDHQGGWLSQFRQQASIAMQPLWWLAGLPSRVGASMRNDAATRTRMAADNRRLRNELLVLNAGQARLRVEAVENARLRALLGAVEQGSLDVQLAPILNVDQDPTRQRLLLDAGSRNGVRVGQSVIDAGGLLGQVIAVTPMTATVLLVTDLEHAVPVIIARNGVRLVAYGSGRPDHLALRNVPLSADVEVGDILVTSGLGGRFPPGFPVGTITGLEPDDSRAFLIGDLRPAAQLDRGRDVLLLRDVVVPVTTADLEAAAAEREAAALAQDEADAAAGIGTGAAAGAGGDGDAPAEVEPGAGSAPVPASEPPAAQGRQR from the coding sequence GTGTCTTCCTACGCCAGCTCTCCCGCTCCCAGACCCGGCGAGGTTGCGGGCACCCTGCGCCTGCTGGCCTATCTGGCGCTGTCGTGCGCGCTGCTGGTCAGCGATCACCAGGGCGGCTGGCTGTCGCAGTTCCGCCAGCAGGCGAGCATCGCGATGCAGCCGCTGTGGTGGCTGGCCGGGCTGCCGTCGCGGGTGGGGGCGAGCATGCGCAACGATGCCGCCACCCGCACCCGGATGGCCGCCGACAACCGCCGGCTGCGCAACGAGCTGCTGGTGCTCAACGCCGGCCAGGCGCGGCTGCGCGTGGAGGCGGTCGAGAACGCCCGCCTGCGGGCACTGCTCGGCGCGGTCGAGCAGGGCAGCCTGGACGTGCAGCTGGCGCCGATCCTCAACGTGGACCAGGATCCGACGCGCCAGCGCCTGCTGCTCGATGCCGGCAGCCGCAACGGCGTGCGCGTGGGCCAGAGCGTCATCGACGCGGGCGGCCTGCTGGGGCAGGTCATCGCCGTCACCCCGATGACCGCCACCGTGCTGCTGGTGACCGATCTCGAGCACGCGGTGCCGGTGATCATCGCCCGCAACGGCGTGCGCCTGGTCGCTTACGGCAGTGGCCGCCCCGATCATCTCGCCCTGCGCAACGTGCCGCTGTCGGCCGACGTCGAGGTCGGCGACATCCTGGTGACCTCGGGCCTGGGCGGACGGTTTCCGCCCGGCTTCCCGGTCGGCACGATCACGGGCCTGGAGCCCGACGACAGCCGCGCGTTCCTGATCGGTGACCTGCGGCCCGCGGCCCAGCTCGATCGGGGCCGCGATGTGCTTCTGCTGCGCGATGTGGTGGTGCCGGTGACGACCGCCGACCTCGAGGCCGCCGCCGCCGAGCGCGAGGCCGCGGCGCTCGCCCAGGACGAAGCCGATGCCGCGGCCGGAATCGGGACCGGCGCTGCTGCTGGTGCTGGCGGGGACGGTGATGCGCCGGCCGAAGTCGAACCCGGCGCCGGCAGCGCGCCGGTGCCGGCCAGCGAGCCGCCCGCGGCGCAGGGAAGGCAGCGATGA